A genomic window from Planococcus rifietoensis includes:
- a CDS encoding BCCT family transporter, producing MDKKLLKNPVFIISTAVILLLVVAGAFMPIRFGDVAGTLFNFTTLNFGWFYLLAVFIITLFLIVIAISKYGSIRLGADSDRPEFPFFTWIGMLFSAGFGAGLVFWGVAEPMSHFFTTPFGTEGQTEEAARIAMGYSFFHWGISQWSVFAIVGLVIGFLQFRRKKPGLVSTALEPVLGSKPVVKHTIDSLAVIATVMGIATSLGLGVLQMNGGLNAVFGIDNAFPIQLAIIGVMFAAYTLSSSTGLHKGIAYLSNLNLGLALVLMVFVFFAGPTVFIMDTFTLAIGDYITNFVQYSLRMEPYTGGEWVLGWTIFYWAWATAWSPFVGAFVARVSRGRTIREFVFGVLVIPPAIACVWIAVFGGTALWYDLNEQSGIAEAVNVDLTSALFQTFDVLPLSTIMSVLAILLIFTFLVTSADSATYILATMTSFGSLNPPTLFKVIWGILMSAIAAVLLYAGGLNALQTASLISALPFTVLLLLMLWSFTKIIRGESPPIRKSELRRFRRLEREARKQQNK from the coding sequence ATGGATAAAAAATTATTGAAAAACCCCGTGTTTATCATATCGACAGCCGTGATCCTGCTGTTGGTAGTTGCTGGGGCATTTATGCCGATCCGTTTCGGTGATGTTGCCGGCACCCTATTTAACTTCACCACTCTTAACTTCGGTTGGTTCTACTTGCTAGCTGTCTTCATCATCACCCTTTTCCTAATCGTTATCGCCATTAGTAAATATGGCAGCATCCGGCTCGGAGCCGACTCCGACCGCCCGGAATTCCCGTTCTTCACATGGATCGGCATGCTGTTCTCAGCCGGCTTCGGTGCCGGGCTCGTCTTCTGGGGCGTAGCGGAACCGATGAGCCATTTCTTTACGACACCGTTCGGCACTGAAGGGCAGACCGAAGAAGCCGCGCGCATCGCGATGGGCTATTCGTTCTTCCACTGGGGCATCAGCCAATGGTCCGTCTTCGCTATCGTCGGCTTGGTCATTGGCTTCTTGCAGTTCAGACGCAAAAAGCCCGGCTTGGTATCGACCGCACTCGAACCGGTCTTAGGTTCGAAGCCAGTGGTCAAACACACGATTGATTCGCTTGCGGTCATTGCAACCGTCATGGGAATCGCCACTTCACTTGGCCTTGGGGTCTTGCAAATGAACGGCGGCTTGAACGCCGTTTTCGGTATCGACAACGCCTTCCCGATCCAATTGGCGATTATCGGCGTCATGTTCGCCGCCTATACCCTATCTTCTTCCACTGGCCTCCATAAAGGAATTGCCTATTTAAGTAACTTGAACTTAGGCTTGGCACTGGTATTGATGGTATTCGTCTTCTTTGCGGGCCCGACAGTCTTCATCATGGACACGTTCACGCTCGCAATCGGCGATTACATCACTAATTTTGTTCAGTACAGCCTGCGCATGGAACCCTACACCGGCGGAGAATGGGTGCTCGGATGGACCATCTTCTACTGGGCTTGGGCAACTGCCTGGTCTCCATTTGTCGGAGCGTTCGTTGCACGGGTATCACGCGGGCGTACCATCCGCGAATTCGTCTTTGGCGTGCTGGTCATTCCGCCAGCCATCGCCTGTGTCTGGATCGCCGTCTTCGGTGGTACAGCTTTATGGTATGACTTGAACGAACAATCGGGCATCGCGGAAGCGGTCAATGTGGATTTGACTTCTGCCTTGTTCCAAACTTTTGATGTTCTTCCGCTGTCGACCATCATGTCCGTATTGGCGATTCTGCTAATCTTCACATTCCTTGTGACATCAGCTGACTCTGCTACGTACATCTTAGCGACGATGACAAGCTTCGGCAGCTTGAACCCGCCGACTTTATTCAAAGTCATCTGGGGCATTTTGATGTCAGCCATCGCAGCCGTTCTGCTTTACGCGGGCGGGCTTAACGCTTTGCAAACCGCCTCGCTCATATCGGCCTTGCCGTTTACGGTGCTCTTGCTTCTGATGCTTTGGTCATTCACCAAAATCATCCGTGGCGAGTCGCCACCGATCCGCAAATCCGAATTGCGCCGCTTCCGACGTTTGGAACGCGAAGCGAGAAAACAACAGAATAAGTAA
- the hflX gene encoding GTPase HflX: MEQLIEKAIIVGVQLQKDTHFEYSMEELRNLAEALGVEVVGELHQNLDRVNPAHYVGTGKVDEAKMLYEEADANLIIFNDELSPSQIRNLEEELECKVIDRTMLILDIFSRRARTREAQVQVELAQLQYMLPRLVGLRASLGRQGGASSGGLANRGAGETKLELDRRKIEDQITKLRRELDQVKEQRTTQRKQRLKKGMPVVSLVGYTNAGKSTIMNSLLSKTGQDEDKQVFEKDMLFATLDTSIRQIRLEDNKTFLLSDTVGFVSRLPHHLVKAFRSTLEEARNADLLLHVVDVSNDEHDYMMEVTDATLQEVGVENVPTLYVYNKSDLAGVVYPRKSADAVWISAKEGAGLDELVESIRERLFANHVMCRMEIPFGRGDVVAYLNDHASIKETEYGEEGTLITVELSRADYDRYEQFVVGK; the protein is encoded by the coding sequence ATGGAACAATTGATTGAAAAAGCGATTATCGTGGGCGTCCAATTGCAAAAAGATACCCATTTTGAATACAGTATGGAAGAGTTGCGTAATTTGGCGGAAGCGCTGGGCGTCGAAGTCGTGGGCGAACTGCACCAGAACTTGGACCGCGTCAATCCTGCCCATTACGTCGGCACGGGAAAAGTTGACGAAGCAAAAATGTTGTACGAAGAAGCAGACGCTAACCTGATTATCTTCAACGACGAACTGTCGCCGTCTCAAATCCGCAACCTTGAAGAAGAGCTGGAATGCAAAGTGATCGATCGGACGATGCTGATCCTGGACATCTTCTCGAGGCGCGCCCGTACACGCGAAGCGCAAGTGCAAGTGGAATTGGCGCAATTACAGTACATGCTGCCGCGCCTCGTCGGCTTGCGCGCCTCGCTCGGCCGCCAAGGCGGTGCGAGCAGCGGCGGGCTCGCCAACCGTGGCGCCGGGGAAACCAAGCTAGAGCTTGACCGCCGGAAAATCGAGGACCAGATCACCAAACTAAGACGGGAACTCGACCAAGTAAAAGAACAGCGCACAACACAGCGCAAGCAGCGGCTGAAAAAAGGCATGCCGGTCGTCTCACTGGTCGGATATACCAACGCCGGCAAGTCGACCATCATGAACAGCTTGCTGTCGAAGACGGGGCAGGATGAGGACAAGCAGGTATTCGAGAAAGACATGCTTTTTGCGACTTTGGATACGTCTATCCGCCAAATCCGGCTGGAAGATAATAAGACTTTTTTGCTGTCCGATACCGTCGGGTTTGTCAGCCGTTTGCCCCACCATCTCGTTAAAGCATTCCGCTCGACACTTGAAGAAGCCCGCAATGCGGATCTATTGCTTCATGTTGTCGATGTCTCGAACGATGAGCACGATTACATGATGGAAGTGACCGATGCGACGCTGCAGGAAGTGGGCGTCGAAAACGTTCCAACTTTATATGTCTATAATAAATCGGACCTCGCGGGCGTCGTGTATCCAAGAAAGAGCGCAGATGCGGTATGGATATCCGCCAAAGAAGGAGCGGGACTCGATGAACTGGTCGAAAGCATCCGCGAACGGCTCTTTGCGAACCATGTCATGTGCCGGATGGAAATTCCGTTCGGTCGCGGGGACGTCGTCGCCTATTTGAACGACCATGCAAGCATCAAAGAGACCGAATACGGTGAAGAAGGCACGTTGATTACCGTAGAACTGAGTCGTGCAGATTATGACCGCTACGAACAATTCGTTGTCGGCAAATAA
- a CDS encoding VOC family protein — protein sequence MKLDHIVHFTHTNPEASSQFWNEKGFHVVTGGSHKNWGTQNALMYGPDFYIEWLTIEDESVAERSGHPLVKHLRHDQRGFGTVCLRSGNLDLLAKQIEGRGFRTIGPMDAERLTETGETIRWRLLFIDEPISSSLPLPFFIEWEEPDETRFAGLKQKGAITDLNEALRIEALVFSVENPAQSEARWSSLLGGAVELENYRFEFETCKGKERLREVRFESAEQEVVFEEGRYWVPRFG from the coding sequence ATGAAGTTGGATCACATCGTCCATTTTACCCACACCAACCCGGAAGCCAGCAGCCAGTTTTGGAACGAAAAAGGTTTCCATGTAGTGACAGGAGGCAGCCATAAAAACTGGGGAACTCAAAATGCTCTCATGTACGGGCCTGATTTTTATATCGAGTGGCTGACAATTGAAGACGAAAGCGTTGCAGAGCGATCCGGGCATCCGCTTGTCAAGCATTTACGCCATGACCAGAGAGGCTTTGGCACGGTTTGCCTGCGTTCTGGGAACCTGGATCTTTTGGCAAAACAAATCGAAGGACGGGGGTTCCGGACGATTGGCCCAATGGATGCTGAAAGGCTGACTGAAACAGGCGAAACTATCCGCTGGCGCTTGCTCTTTATCGATGAGCCGATATCGTCTTCTTTGCCGCTGCCGTTCTTTATTGAGTGGGAAGAGCCGGACGAGACGCGTTTTGCTGGCTTGAAACAAAAAGGCGCTATTACAGATCTTAATGAAGCACTGCGCATAGAGGCACTCGTTTTCTCGGTAGAAAATCCAGCGCAAAGTGAAGCGCGATGGAGCAGCTTGCTCGGAGGGGCCGTGGAATTGGAAAATTACCGTTTCGAGTTTGAGACGTGCAAGGGAAAAGAACGGCTGCGTGAAGTGCGTTTTGAATCAGCTGAACAGGAAGTCGTATTTGAAGAGGGCCGCTACTGGGTGCCGCGTTTCGGATAG
- a CDS encoding VOC family protein, with product MTVNVYMIFNGNCEEAVAYYAKVFATGPAELSRFGDMPPEPGQEMPEEMKNRIMHASLDIHGSAVMFSDAMSDAPIAIGKNINVTVISDDLHKMTKEFNQLGQEGKVQMELQETFWSLGYGIVEDKYGVVWMFSHDDGRQ from the coding sequence ATGACCGTCAATGTTTATATGATCTTTAATGGCAATTGCGAAGAAGCGGTTGCGTATTATGCAAAAGTATTCGCTACAGGTCCCGCGGAGCTTTCCCGCTTCGGGGATATGCCGCCAGAGCCTGGGCAGGAAATGCCCGAAGAAATGAAAAACCGGATTATGCATGCAAGCTTGGACATCCACGGGAGCGCGGTCATGTTTTCAGATGCCATGTCAGATGCCCCAATTGCAATCGGCAAGAACATTAACGTAACGGTAATATCCGATGACTTACACAAAATGACGAAAGAATTCAATCAGCTGGGGCAGGAAGGAAAAGTTCAGATGGAGCTGCAGGAAACGTTCTGGAGCCTCGGGTACGGCATAGTGGAAGATAAATACGGCGTCGTCTGGATGTTCAGCCATGACGATGGCCGGCAATGA